One window of the Acidobacteriota bacterium genome contains the following:
- a CDS encoding peptidoglycan-binding protein, with product MARIVTINGVGEIDLDKIARLLPGRKGWDILSLTTQGRYIKAIVDSWPVLESYDINTPLRLGHFFGQGLVETGWLKYTEEGFNYSADALIATFRLYRRNPELARQHARRPELIANTVYGGRADLGNTEPGDGWKFRGRGFIQLTGRYNYTKYGEASGVDLVNDPDIIKRDLRKSVEVAAAFWKTNGLNAYADQNDAVKVSRGVNRGNPNDTAPANHEDLRILWTETALSVTQSPQNVAPEPQPAAPSLKPLSVGSRGERVRELQADLETLGIATGGADGIFGQGTRRAVTAFQQENGLPVTGIADQATIEAVDRAADDPTRTRAGALDRNTESLFGPPVS from the coding sequence ATGGCCAGAATCGTCACCATCAACGGCGTCGGTGAAATCGATCTCGACAAGATCGCCCGCCTGCTGCCGGGCCGCAAAGGCTGGGATATCCTCTCCCTCACGACCCAGGGCCGCTATATCAAGGCGATCGTCGACTCCTGGCCGGTGCTGGAAAGCTACGACATCAACACGCCCCTCCGGCTCGGTCATTTCTTCGGCCAGGGTCTCGTCGAAACCGGCTGGCTGAAATACACCGAGGAAGGCTTCAATTATTCCGCCGATGCGCTGATCGCCACCTTCCGCCTCTATCGACGCAATCCGGAACTCGCGCGCCAGCATGCGCGCCGCCCGGAGCTGATCGCCAACACCGTCTATGGTGGCCGCGCCGATCTCGGCAACACCGAACCCGGCGATGGCTGGAAATTCCGCGGCCGCGGCTTCATCCAGCTGACCGGGCGCTACAATTACACGAAGTATGGCGAGGCATCCGGCGTCGACCTCGTCAACGATCCCGACATCATCAAGCGCGACCTGCGCAAGTCGGTCGAAGTCGCCGCCGCCTTCTGGAAGACCAACGGCCTCAATGCCTATGCCGACCAGAACGACGCGGTGAAAGTCTCGCGCGGTGTGAACCGGGGCAATCCGAACGACACGGCGCCCGCCAATCACGAGGATCTCCGCATCCTGTGGACCGAGACCGCGCTGTCCGTCACGCAGTCTCCCCAGAATGTCGCGCCGGAGCCGCAGCCTGCCGCGCCGTCGCTCAAGCCGCTCAGCGTCGGCAGCCGGGGCGAGCGGGTACGCGAACTGCAAGCCGATCTCGAAACCCTCGGCATCGCCACCGGCGGCGCGGATGGCATCTTCGGCCAGGGCACCCGTCGGGCGGTTACCGCGTTCCAGCAGGAAAACGGATTGCCGGTCACCGGCATCGCCGACCAGGCGACCATCGAGGCCGTGGACCGGGCCGCCGACGATCCGACCCGCACCCGCGCCGGCGCGCTCGACCGCAACACCGAAAGCCTGTTCGGCCCACCGGTCAGCTGA
- a CDS encoding SDR family oxidoreductase gives MSAAPVTGRLAGKVAVVSGAGQTPGDTIGNGKAIALLFARAGARVLCVDRDEARGQLTVDDITAEGGAARLCVADVASAEGADAIAAACTDAFGPPDILVNNVGIGDAGDGPPHKLTEEAFDRTLRINLKGAWLLTKALLPGMLERRQGAIVNISSLASIAGGFQMAYEVSKAGMNRMTLSIAMSGASRGVRCNAITPGLMDTPMAIRGISQMRGIPEDELRAQRAARVPMKRMGTGWDTAHAALFLASDEAAYITGAILPVDGGGSALIG, from the coding sequence GTGAGCGCGGCGCCTGTCACCGGGCGCCTTGCCGGCAAGGTCGCGGTCGTCAGCGGGGCGGGGCAGACGCCCGGCGATACGATCGGCAACGGCAAGGCGATCGCCCTCCTGTTCGCGCGCGCCGGCGCCCGCGTCCTCTGCGTCGACCGCGACGAAGCGCGCGGCCAGCTGACGGTCGACGACATCACGGCAGAAGGCGGTGCGGCCCGCCTCTGCGTCGCCGATGTCGCCTCGGCCGAAGGCGCCGACGCGATTGCGGCGGCCTGCACCGACGCGTTCGGCCCGCCGGACATCCTCGTCAACAATGTCGGCATTGGCGACGCGGGCGACGGCCCGCCCCACAAGCTGACCGAAGAGGCATTTGACCGGACGCTGCGCATCAACCTGAAAGGCGCCTGGCTGCTCACCAAGGCGCTGCTGCCCGGCATGCTCGAACGCCGTCAGGGCGCCATCGTCAACATCTCGTCACTCGCCTCCATCGCGGGCGGCTTCCAGATGGCCTACGAAGTCTCCAAGGCGGGCATGAACCGGATGACGCTCAGCATCGCCATGTCCGGCGCCTCGCGCGGCGTGCGTTGCAATGCCATCACGCCCGGCCTGATGGACACGCCGATGGCGATCCGCGGCATCTCCCAGATGCGCGGCATCCCGGAGGACGAGCTGCGTGCGCAGCGCGCCGCCCGCGTGCCGATGAAGCGCATGGGCACCGGTTGGGACACCGCCCACGCCGCGCTGTTCCTCGCCAGCGACGAAGCGGCCTACATCACCGGTGCTATCCTGCCGGTCGACGGCGGCGGCAGCGCGCTGATCGGATAG
- a CDS encoding nitronate monooxygenase: MSVPPILQNLRIPVIASPLFIISNPDLVIAQCKAGVVGSFPALNARPGPVLHDWLDRISTELADYNAKNPDRPAAPYAVNQIVHKTNNRLDHDIEACVKFKVPVVITSLGARKDVNDAIHSYGGIVLHDVIDTFFAKKALEKGADGLIAVATGAGGHAGVLSPIALIQEIREFFDGPLALSGSIATGGAVAAALAMGADFGYIGSAFISCDEANAVEGYKDAIVKYGAEDILYSNLFTGVHGNYLRPSVIAAGLDPDNLPVSDPSKMNFGSGGNTEAKAWKDIWGCGQGIGVIKSRMPTQVYVDQLVKEYDDARAALAKGLAFSRKQTVSA, translated from the coding sequence ATGTCCGTGCCGCCCATCCTGCAGAACCTGCGCATTCCGGTTATTGCCTCGCCGCTGTTCATCATCTCGAACCCGGATCTCGTGATCGCCCAGTGCAAGGCCGGCGTGGTCGGCAGTTTCCCGGCGCTGAACGCGCGCCCCGGCCCGGTGCTTCACGACTGGCTCGACCGGATCAGCACCGAACTCGCCGACTACAATGCGAAGAACCCGGACCGTCCTGCCGCGCCCTATGCGGTCAACCAGATCGTCCACAAGACCAACAACCGCCTCGACCACGACATCGAAGCTTGCGTGAAGTTCAAGGTGCCGGTCGTGATCACCTCGCTCGGCGCCCGCAAGGACGTGAACGACGCGATCCATTCGTATGGCGGCATCGTGCTGCATGATGTCATCGACACCTTCTTCGCGAAGAAGGCGCTCGAGAAAGGCGCAGACGGCCTGATCGCCGTCGCCACCGGCGCGGGCGGCCATGCAGGCGTGCTGTCGCCCATCGCGCTGATCCAGGAGATCCGCGAATTCTTTGACGGCCCGCTCGCCCTCTCGGGCTCGATCGCCACTGGCGGCGCCGTCGCCGCCGCGCTCGCGATGGGCGCAGACTTCGGCTATATCGGCTCGGCCTTCATCTCCTGCGACGAGGCCAATGCCGTCGAAGGCTACAAGGACGCGATCGTCAAATACGGCGCCGAAGACATCCTCTATTCCAACCTCTTCACCGGCGTGCACGGAAACTACCTGCGCCCGTCGGTCATCGCCGCCGGCCTCGATCCGGACAACCTGCCGGTCAGCGATCCGTCGAAGATGAACTTCGGCTCGGGCGGCAATACCGAAGCGAAAGCCTGGAAGGACATCTGGGGCTGCGGGCAGGGCATCGGCGTGATCAAGTCGCGCATGCCGACGCAGGTCTATGTCGACCAGCTCGTGAAGGAGTACGACGACGCCCGCGCGGCCCTCGCCAAGGGCCTCGCCTTCAGCCGGAAGCAAACTGTCAGCGCTTGA
- a CDS encoding DUF883 family protein, whose product MSDNETSASKHAKQAAEDLRAEFAALRDDVNAILKTLKTASTEVAGDAKSAAGHAAQGIKRAASDKFEDVRDRAETLEEDLVRNVKESPIQSLAIAFGVGFALSLLMRR is encoded by the coding sequence ATGTCGGACAATGAAACCAGCGCCTCCAAACACGCCAAGCAAGCCGCCGAAGATCTTCGCGCCGAGTTTGCCGCCCTCCGTGACGACGTGAATGCCATCCTCAAGACCCTCAAGACCGCCTCGACTGAAGTGGCTGGCGACGCAAAGAGCGCCGCCGGCCACGCCGCGCAGGGCATCAAGCGCGCCGCATCGGACAAGTTCGAGGACGTGCGCGACCGGGCAGAAACGCTTGAGGAAGACCTCGTTCGCAACGTCAAGGAAAGCCCGATCCAGTCGCTCGCCATCGCATTCGGGGTCGGCTTCGCCCTTTCCCTGCTGATGCGGCGCTAG
- a CDS encoding carboxymuconolactone decarboxylase family protein, with protein MRLKKPRIAPLADADMNANHREALAAQFGRGNVYNIFRTLARAPDAYRAFMKWGGYILSDKNSLAPREREIVILRTGFNWKSGYEWAQHVRIGKQCGLTDVEIEAIKEGPLSPDWSAIDSAMIRATDELTSDGFITDRTWAELAPLTEKQRMDLVMTVGQYTQVSMMLNSFGIQLDDDLTLDPDLAK; from the coding sequence ATGAGACTGAAGAAACCGCGCATCGCGCCGCTCGCCGATGCCGACATGAACGCCAATCACCGCGAAGCCCTCGCCGCTCAGTTCGGCCGGGGTAATGTCTACAACATCTTCCGCACGCTCGCCCGCGCGCCGGACGCCTACCGCGCGTTCATGAAATGGGGCGGCTACATCCTGTCGGACAAGAACAGCCTCGCCCCGCGTGAACGCGAAATCGTCATCCTGCGCACCGGCTTCAACTGGAAATCCGGCTACGAGTGGGCGCAGCACGTCCGCATCGGCAAGCAGTGCGGCCTCACCGATGTCGAGATCGAAGCCATCAAGGAAGGCCCGCTCTCACCCGACTGGTCGGCCATCGACAGCGCCATGATCCGCGCAACCGACGAACTCACCAGCGACGGTTTCATCACGGATCGCACCTGGGCCGAGCTCGCCCCGCTCACCGAGAAGCAGCGCATGGATCTCGTGATGACCGTTGGGCAATACACGCAGGTCTCGATGATGCTGAACTCGTTCGGCATCCAGCTCGACGACGACCTCACCCTCGACCCGGACCTCGCGAAGTGA